The Calidithermus timidus DSM 17022 nucleotide sequence CAGATCCTGCTCGAGCAGCTCAAGCCACAGCTTCCCCCCGCCATGTACCAGGAGGCCGAGCGGGTGGTGAAGGAGCTCACGGCCGGGCGTGCCGTGCCCGAGGCCGGCATCCAGCTCCCCCCGCAGCTCACGGCGCAGCTCTTCCGCGCCAGCGTGCAGCCCTACTTAATCTCGGTCTTCCGCTACGATCCCGCCCGGGAACTCGCTAAGCTGAACGTCCCGGTGCTCGTCGTGCAGGGCACCACCGACCTCCAGGTGAGCCCCGCCGAGGCCGAGGCCCTGGCCGCCGCCAACCCCAAGGCCCAGAAGGTGCTCGTCGAGGGCATGAACCACGTGCTCAAGCGCGCTCCCGCCGACCCCCAAGCTAACCTCGCCGCCTACAGCGACCCCAAGCTGCCGCTGGCCGAGGGCCTGTTGGCGGTCGTGGTAGGCTTCCTGCAGGCTTCGCTCTAAACACACCCACACTGCCTATCACCAACGCTTATAGGAGGCCATAATGAACATCACCCGCGAGAAGAGGGCCCTGGCGCTGCCGGGGATTCTGGGACTGATCCTGGTACTGGGGCTGCTGGCCTGGGGCGGCTTGCAGTTGCGTGACTTCGCCCTCGAGGTCATCGGCAGCCGCGCGAACGAGCCGGCCGAGCTGCCCACACTGCTGTACGGGGTAGGTTCCATCGTGCTGAGCTTCATCCTGATGGGGGGCTTCTTGGTGGTGCAGCCCAATGAGGCGCGCGTCCTCACCTTCTTGGGCAAGTACACCGGCAGCATCACCCGCGACGGCTGGTACTGGGTCAACCCCTTTGCCAAGAAGCACAAACTCAGCCTGAAGGTCAACAACTTCAACTCCGAGCGGCTCAAAGTCAACGACGCCGCCGGAAACCCCATCGAGATCGCGGCGGTGATCGTCTGGCGCGTCACCGACAGCGCCCGCGCCACCTTCGACGTGGAGGACTACCAGGAGTTCGTGGCCATCCAGTCCGAGACTGCCATTCGTGCCCTGGCCAGCCGCTACCCCTACGACACCCACGACAGCACCGAGTCTCTGCGCGGCAACCCCGACGAGGTGGGCGACGAGCTGCGCAAGGAGCTGCATAAGCGCCTCGAGATCGCCGGCATCGACGTGCTCGAGGCCCGCATCTCCCACCTGGCCTACGCCCCCGAGATCGCCCAGGCCATGCTGCGCCGCCAGCAGGCCCAGGCGGTGATCGCTGCACGGCAGAAGATCGTCGAGGGCGCAGTGGGCATGGTCAAGCAGGCCCTCGAGCAGCTCAGGAACGAGGGAGTGGTGGACCTCGACGAGGAGCGCAAGGCCGCCATGGTCAACAACCTGCTGGTGGCTTTGGTCTCCGAGTCGGAGGCCTCGCCCATCATCAACACGGGCAGCCTGTACTGAGCGCTGGCGGCTCGGGGAGCACATACCCCGCTAAGCCACAGGTCACACACCACGGGCTACGGACTGCCTTCTATGGCCGAGAAGAAGAAGTTCCTCTTGCGCATCGACCCAGAGCTCTACGAGGCGCTCGAGCGCTGGGCCAACGACGAGTTCCGCAGTGTCAACGCCCAGATTGAGTTCGTGCTGCGGGAGTCGGTGCGCAGGGCGGGACGGTTCAGAACGAAAACCCAGCCCGAGCCCGAGGATCCAGCGAAGGGCCATCCGGCCCCCGGCGATGCCGGTACTCATGCGAAGGAGGACTGAAGCGAGATGACCAAGCAGCGCATCGGCGGGAGGGTCGGCGGCCTCAGAGCCGGCTATGACGTCAACCTAACCTGGGACGGCACCTGCCTCACAGGCCGCGTCGGCGGGGCGCACCAGGGCAAGGACGTTTGCCTCAGCCTCGGCGACGGTCGGGTGAGCGGGCGGGTTGGGAGCAAGCGCGCCGGATTCGAGGTGCGAGGCACTCTGGGATCGCGGGCCCTGAACCTGCGCCTGGGCGGGGCCATCCTCGGCAAGGACCTGCGGCTTGAGCTTGGCCGCACCCATTTCACCGGGCGGCTGGGCGGCCTGAAGATCGGGCACGACGTGAGCCTCAAGGCCACCGTGCCCAACCGCCTCAGTGGGCGCATTGGGGGGCGCTGGGACGGCAAGGATGTGCACCTCAGCAGCACCGCGCCGCTCGAGATCGCCGCCCTGGCCGCCGTGATCGCCTTCTATGCACTCGCACTCGAGCAGAACCACAGCTTCAGCGTTGCCGCCTCCAGCTGAGGGTGTCATGGTCTGGCTCAAGGCCCTGCTCTCGCCTTTGACCTCGCCTTCCAGGACGGCGAAGGGACTATTCCTGCGCCGAGTGCTTCAAAAAGTTCGCCCTGGTCGTACCTGAAATAGCTGGCGCAACAGGGGCTATGGTAAGAAACAGAAATCTGAGCAAATCCGATAGGGAGAAAATCCAATCCTTCTTATTGAACAACTTAGAAAACTGGATGGTGCTTCGGGTATCAAAAACCGTTTGCCAAAAAGCCTTTGACCTATGCCAAAAACACCCCCTAAAAGGGGCGGATGCCGTTCACCTGGCCGCTGCTCTGGCCATGCAAACGTTTCGTAAATTGCTGTTCTTTACCCTAGACAAAACCCTGTACCAAGCCGCCAAAAAAGAAAAAGTTCCGGTCGTAGTGGTCCCGGAGTTTGGACGTGGCCGGTAGACAGACCTTCCGCATCCTCATCATCGTCAACCGCAAGCGTGAGTTTGCCGAGCTGGCCGAGGGGCGCTACACGGTGCGCGAGGAGGGTGACCCTTGCAAGGGGCCATCCACGTGCGGGCGCTGGGCGAGCACTTCCCCTTAAATCAGGCCGGAGGGTCGCTGCCACAGCACCTCGAGGGCCTCAGCGAAGCGGCTTCTGTCCGATGGATCCAAACGCTCGACACAAATAACCACCCCTCCTTGCATGATGACCCTTATCGCAATGCGCTGACCATCCCACCGATAAACAAGTCGACCCCAGTCCCAGTCATCGTAAATATCTGGGCGTCCTACAGCACGGAAGACCACCTCTTCTGATTGCGCCGCGTAGTTCTCTGGGTTGAGAAAAAATTGGCTGAGTGCCTCATCTGAGGTGGTTGCTGGTGGGTAAGAGGAGGGGGTTTTCATAAAAAAACAATAAACCGGGAGCCCAAAGGCCCCCGGTTTTTCTGGTCGGGGTGGCGGGATTTGAACCCACGACCACACGCACCCCAAGCGTGTGCGCTACCAGGCTGCGCTACACCCCGACGCACTTTCGCGCAGCAGCTCCATGCTTACCGCGCGTCCCATAGTCTAGCGACAAGCCTGTAATCGGTCAAGACATCCGAAACTCCTAAGAGTGGGGAGCCGACGCGTAGTCTAGCTTAGCCGGGTACTCCAGGGGCACAACGCAAAGCCATCTGGGGTCCTGTGCGGCCTCTGACGGCTGTATGCCCGTTGAGCTGAGGCTCAGTTAGCCCCGGAGTGTACGAAGGCCCGCAGTACGTCACTCACGGTGACGATGCCCACCAGCTTCTCTCCTGAGATCACCGGCAGCCCACCTACCTTGTTTTCCAGCATGAGCTTGGCGGCCTGCTCGAGGGTGGCGTCTTCGCCTATGGTGATCACCGGATAGCTCATCACCTCGCGCACGGGTAACTTGGCCACCAGGTAGTTGAGCTCCCAAATCGAAAGCGAGGTGGCATCGGAGGGCATGGCTTCCTTGAGGTCGCGGTCGGTAACGATGCCCACCAGCTTGCCACCCTCCAGCACCGGAAGGCGCCGGAAGCCTCCCTGTCGCATGAGAAGCGCAGCATCGGGCACGGTGGTCTCGGGGGTGATGCAGACGGGATTGAGGGTCATCCACTGCCGGATGGACGTCGATTTTTCACTGATCATCAAACCCACCTCCTCAGGTCGTGATCAATTCATACTGTGCGCTCCGGGCGGGCTGGGCCATAGGGCCAAACGCCCCAGCCCTCGAGTAGATTGG carries:
- a CDS encoding type II toxin-antitoxin system VapC family toxin — its product is MVRNRNLSKSDREKIQSFLLNNLENWMVLRVSKTVCQKAFDLCQKHPLKGADAVHLAAALAMQTFRKLLFFTLDKTLYQAAKKEKVPVVVVPEFGRGR
- a CDS encoding CBS domain-containing protein, producing MISEKSTSIRQWMTLNPVCITPETTVPDAALLMRQGGFRRLPVLEGGKLVGIVTDRDLKEAMPSDATSLSIWELNYLVAKLPVREVMSYPVITIGEDATLEQAAKLMLENKVGGLPVISGEKLVGIVTVSDVLRAFVHSGAN
- a CDS encoding SPFH domain-containing protein, with product MNITREKRALALPGILGLILVLGLLAWGGLQLRDFALEVIGSRANEPAELPTLLYGVGSIVLSFILMGGFLVVQPNEARVLTFLGKYTGSITRDGWYWVNPFAKKHKLSLKVNNFNSERLKVNDAAGNPIEIAAVIVWRVTDSARATFDVEDYQEFVAIQSETAIRALASRYPYDTHDSTESLRGNPDEVGDELRKELHKRLEIAGIDVLEARISHLAYAPEIAQAMLRRQQAQAVIAARQKIVEGAVGMVKQALEQLRNEGVVDLDEERKAAMVNNLLVALVSESEASPIINTGSLY